Proteins from one Fusobacterium periodonticum 1_1_41FAA genomic window:
- a CDS encoding MBL fold metallo-hydrolase — MKVKCFHLGAYGTNCFLAYDDNNLAYFFDCGGRNLDKLYSYIEEHNLDLKYIVLTHGHGDHIEGLNDLVDKYPEAKVYVGEEEKDFLYNSELSLSYNIFGDSFKFKGEVQTVKEGDMIGDFKVIDTPGHTIGSKCFYDEKSKILISGDTLFRRSYGRPDLPTGNSEMLCDSLKKLSKLPGETVVYSGHTEETTIGEEENTIENAIKEMGLLLKIKEMV, encoded by the coding sequence GTGAAAGTAAAATGTTTCCATTTAGGAGCTTATGGGACAAATTGTTTTTTAGCATATGATGACAATAATCTAGCTTATTTTTTTGATTGTGGAGGACGTAATTTAGATAAATTATACTCATACATAGAAGAACATAATTTAGATTTAAAATATATAGTTTTAACGCATGGACATGGAGATCATATTGAAGGTCTAAATGATTTAGTGGATAAATATCCAGAAGCAAAGGTTTATGTAGGGGAAGAAGAAAAAGATTTCTTATATAATTCTGAGCTTAGTTTATCATATAATATTTTTGGAGACTCTTTTAAATTTAAAGGAGAAGTTCAAACTGTTAAAGAAGGTGATATGATAGGAGACTTTAAAGTAATAGATACTCCAGGTCATACTATAGGTTCAAAATGTTTTTATGATGAAAAAAGTAAAATTTTAATTTCAGGCGATACTCTATTTAGAAGAAGCTATGGTAGACCTGATTTACCTACAGGAAATTCAGAAATGCTTTGTGATAGCTTAAAAAAATTATCAAAGTTACCTGGAGAAACAGTTGTTTATAGTGGGCATACAGAAGAAACAACTATAGGAGAAGAAGAGAACACCATAGAAAATGCAATAAAAGAAATGGGATTATTATTGAAGATTAAGGAGATGGTATAA
- a CDS encoding NAD(P)/FAD-dependent oxidoreductase — MEKIYDVVIVGAGPAGLTAGIYTGRGSLSTLILEKEGIGSMIMTHQVDNYPGLHVGASGKEIYDTMKKQALEFGCEIKPATVLGFDPYDEVKIVKTDAGNFKTKYIIIATGLGKIGAKKVKGENKFLGAGVSYCATCDGAFTKGRIVSLVGKGDELIEESLFLTRYAKEVNVFLTSDDLDCSEELKEAILSKENVKIVKKVKLLEIKGEEFVTELDLEVDGNKETVATDFVFLYLGTKNNLELYGEFVSLSDAGYIITDETMKTRTDKMYAIGDIREKDIRQIATATNDGVIAASFIMKEILKAKKK; from the coding sequence GTGGAAAAAATATATGATGTAGTAATTGTTGGAGCAGGACCTGCAGGATTAACAGCTGGTATATATACAGGAAGAGGAAGTTTGTCAACTCTTATTTTAGAAAAAGAAGGAATAGGAAGTATGATAATGACTCACCAAGTGGATAACTACCCTGGTTTACATGTAGGAGCAAGTGGAAAAGAAATATATGATACTATGAAAAAACAAGCTTTGGAATTTGGTTGTGAAATAAAGCCTGCAACTGTTTTAGGTTTTGATCCTTATGATGAAGTTAAAATAGTAAAGACTGATGCTGGAAATTTTAAAACAAAATATATTATTATAGCAACAGGTTTAGGGAAAATAGGAGCTAAGAAAGTAAAGGGAGAAAATAAATTCTTAGGAGCAGGAGTTTCATATTGCGCAACTTGTGATGGAGCTTTCACAAAAGGAAGAATAGTATCTCTAGTTGGAAAAGGAGATGAACTAATAGAAGAGTCTTTATTTTTAACAAGATATGCTAAAGAAGTTAATGTATTTTTAACATCTGATGATTTAGATTGTAGTGAAGAACTAAAAGAAGCAATTTTATCAAAAGAAAATGTAAAAATTGTTAAGAAAGTAAAACTTTTAGAAATAAAAGGGGAAGAATTCGTAACAGAATTAGATTTAGAAGTAGATGGAAATAAAGAAACAGTAGCAACTGACTTTGTTTTCTTATATCTAGGAACAAAAAACAATCTAGAACTTTATGGAGAATTTGTAAGTTTAAGTGATGCTGGTTACATAATTACAGATGAAACAATGAAAACAAGGACAGATAAGATGTATGCTATTGGAGATATAAGAGAAAAAGATATAAGACAGATAGCAACAGCTACTAACGATGGAGTTATCGCAGCAAGCTTTATTATGAAAGAAATATTAAAAGCTAAGAAGAAGTAA
- a CDS encoding MBL fold metallo-hydrolase encodes MKKLFKILFYLLIIVVILSISIYLFMKTPAFGALPSGKSLEKVKNSKNYIDGEFRNKEKTELLTDTKKTPIKRLLEFAFEKDPEGTVPKIALPSVKTDLKTLDPNEDLIVWFGHSSLFIQIAGKKILVDPVFSKYASPVPFSNKAFEGTNIYTVDDLPEIDVLLITHDHYDHLDYPTVKKLKDKVAKVIVPLGVDAHLLRWGFDEEKNNYS; translated from the coding sequence TTGAAAAAATTATTCAAGATATTATTTTATTTATTGATAATAGTAGTAATTTTATCTATTTCAATATATTTGTTTATGAAAACTCCAGCTTTTGGAGCTTTACCAAGTGGAAAGAGTTTAGAAAAAGTTAAAAATTCAAAAAACTATATCGATGGTGAATTTAGAAATAAAGAAAAAACAGAACTATTGACAGATACTAAAAAAACTCCAATAAAGAGACTTTTAGAATTTGCTTTTGAAAAAGATCCTGAAGGAACAGTACCTAAGATTGCCTTACCAAGTGTGAAAACTGATTTAAAAACTTTAGATCCCAATGAAGATCTTATAGTATGGTTTGGACATTCTTCACTTTTTATACAAATAGCAGGAAAGAAGATTTTAGTGGATCCAGTTTTTTCAAAGTATGCTTCACCTGTACCATTTTCAAATAAAGCTTTTGAAGGAACTAATATCTATACTGTTGATGATTTACCTGAGATAGATGTTTTACTTATAACTCATGATCACTACGATCATTTGGATTATCCTACAGTAAAAAAATTAAAGGATAAGGTAGCTAAAGTGATAGTTCCATTGGGAGTAGATGCACATCTTTTAAGATGGGGCTTTGATGAAGAAAAAAATAACTACAGTTGA
- a CDS encoding MBL fold metallo-hydrolase produces MKKKITTVDWDDEVTIDENLKIYALESRHFSGREFFNINQSLWVSYLIEEKYNNGLYRLFLSGDGGYSSRFKAFKEKFKNIDLAVMEAGQYNEEWSLIHSLPEDIIKEVQDMKATKLFPIHNSKFKLSKHLWYEPLEKLDSFTANTNIQLLTPMIGEKLFLHKENSFKKWWENLEK; encoded by the coding sequence ATGAAGAAAAAAATAACTACAGTTGATTGGGATGATGAAGTTACAATAGATGAAAATTTAAAAATTTATGCCTTAGAGTCAAGGCATTTCTCTGGAAGAGAATTTTTTAATATAAATCAGAGTTTATGGGTTTCTTATTTGATAGAAGAAAAATATAATAATGGTTTATACAGATTATTCTTAAGTGGAGATGGAGGTTATAGTTCGAGATTTAAAGCTTTCAAAGAAAAATTTAAAAATATTGATTTAGCAGTAATGGAAGCAGGCCAATATAATGAAGAATGGTCTTTAATACATTCTTTGCCTGAGGACATAATAAAAGAAGTTCAAGATATGAAAGCAACAAAACTTTTTCCTATTCATAATAGTAAGTTCAAATTATCTAAACATCTTTGGTATGAACCTTTAGAAAAATTAGATAGTTTTACTGCAAATACAAATATACAATTACTTACTCCAATGATAGGAGAAAAACTTTTTTTACATAAGGAAAATAGTTTTAAAAAATGGTGGGAGAATTTAGAAAAATAA
- a CDS encoding ROK family protein, whose product MKHYIGIDLGGTNTKIGVVDLEGNLIISKIIKTHSKQKVDKTLERIWETSKDLLAKCDIPIFSVLGIGIGIPGPVKEQSIVGFFANFDWEKNMNLKEKMEKLTGIETRIENDANIIAQGEAIFGAAKGKKSSITIAIGTGIGGGIYLNGNLLTGMSGVAGEIGHMKVIKDGKTCGCGQNGCFEAYASASALVKEAKERLKLNEDNLLYKEINGNLEELEAKNIFDAARKGDEFSKDLLEYESDYLALGIGNLLNIFNPECIVISGGISLAGDEILIPVKEKLKKYTLLPALENLEIKTGVLGNEAGVKGAVALFI is encoded by the coding sequence ATGAAACATTATATTGGTATTGATTTAGGTGGAACGAATACAAAAATTGGTGTAGTAGACTTAGAGGGTAATTTAATAATTAGCAAAATTATCAAAACTCATTCAAAACAAAAAGTTGATAAAACTTTGGAAAGAATATGGGAAACTAGTAAAGACTTATTAGCTAAATGTGATATTCCAATATTTTCTGTACTTGGAATAGGAATAGGAATTCCTGGACCTGTGAAAGAACAGAGTATAGTAGGTTTTTTTGCTAATTTTGACTGGGAAAAAAATATGAATCTAAAAGAAAAAATGGAAAAGTTAACAGGAATTGAAACAAGAATAGAGAACGATGCGAATATTATTGCTCAAGGAGAAGCAATTTTTGGAGCAGCCAAAGGAAAAAAATCTTCAATAACTATTGCTATAGGAACTGGAATAGGTGGTGGAATCTATCTAAATGGAAATCTTCTTACTGGTATGTCAGGAGTAGCTGGAGAGATAGGTCACATGAAAGTAATAAAAGATGGAAAAACATGTGGTTGTGGTCAAAATGGATGTTTTGAAGCTTACGCATCAGCAAGTGCATTAGTAAAAGAAGCAAAAGAAAGATTAAAGTTAAATGAAGATAACTTATTATATAAGGAAATCAATGGGAATTTAGAAGAACTTGAAGCTAAAAACATTTTTGATGCTGCAAGAAAAGGTGATGAATTTTCTAAAGATTTATTGGAATATGAAAGTGATTACTTAGCTTTGGGTATAGGCAATCTTTTAAACATATTTAATCCAGAATGTATAGTGATAAGTGGTGGAATTTCTTTAGCAGGCGATGAAATTTTGATACCTGTTAAAGAAAAATTAAAAAAATATACTTTATTACCAGCTTTAGAAAATTTAGAAATAAAAACAGGAGTATTAGGAAATGAGGCTGGAGTAAAAGGAGCAGTAGCACTTTTTATTTAA
- the mglB gene encoding galactose/glucose ABC transporter substrate-binding protein MglB, with the protein MKKFGMILGSIILASALVACGEKKEEAKTEAAPAAEKLSIGLTAYKFDDNFIALFRKAFEAEAAAKADTIEVTAIDSQNSVATEKEQIEAVLEKGVKAFAINLVDASAADGIINLLKEKGVPVVFYNRKPSDEAIASYDKLYYVGIDPNAQGIAQGELIEKLWKENPDLDLNKDGVIQYVMLTGEPGHPDAVARTKYSISTLNDHGIKTEELHQDTAMWDTATAKDKMDAWLSGPNGSKIEVVICNNDGMALGAIESMKATGKVLPTFGVDALPEALVKIEAGEMAGTVLNDAKGQASATFNMVANLAAGKEPTEGTELKLDNKIILIPSIGIDKSNVADFK; encoded by the coding sequence ATGAAAAAATTTGGAATGATATTAGGATCAATTATTCTTGCATCAGCATTAGTAGCTTGTGGAGAAAAGAAAGAAGAAGCAAAAACTGAAGCTGCTCCAGCTGCTGAAAAATTATCAATAGGATTAACTGCTTATAAGTTTGATGATAACTTCATAGCTTTATTTAGAAAAGCATTTGAAGCAGAAGCTGCTGCTAAAGCTGATACAATAGAAGTTACTGCTATTGACTCTCAAAACAGTGTTGCAACTGAAAAAGAACAAATCGAAGCAGTTCTTGAAAAAGGAGTTAAAGCATTTGCAATTAACTTAGTTGATGCTTCAGCTGCTGATGGAATAATCAACTTATTAAAGGAAAAAGGAGTTCCTGTTGTATTCTATAACAGAAAACCTTCTGATGAAGCTATAGCTTCTTATGACAAATTATACTATGTTGGAATTGACCCTAATGCTCAAGGAATAGCACAAGGTGAATTAATAGAAAAATTATGGAAAGAAAATCCAGATCTTGACTTAAACAAAGACGGAGTTATCCAATATGTAATGTTAACTGGAGAACCTGGACACCCAGATGCAGTTGCTAGAACTAAATATTCTATCTCAACTTTAAATGATCATGGAATAAAAACTGAAGAATTACACCAAGATACAGCAATGTGGGATACAGCTACTGCAAAAGATAAAATGGATGCTTGGTTATCAGGACCTAATGGTTCTAAGATAGAAGTTGTTATCTGTAACAATGATGGAATGGCTTTAGGAGCTATTGAATCAATGAAAGCTACTGGAAAAGTTTTACCTACATTTGGTGTAGATGCTTTACCTGAAGCATTAGTTAAAATAGAAGCTGGAGAAATGGCTGGAACAGTTTTAAACGATGCTAAAGGACAAGCAAGTGCTACATTCAACATGGTGGCTAACCTAGCAGCAGGAAAAGAACCTACTGAAGGAACTGAATTAAAATTAGATAATAAAATTATATTAATTCCAAGTATAGGAATTGACAAATCTAATGTTGCAGACTTCAAATAA
- the mglA gene encoding galactose/methyl galactoside ABC transporter ATP-binding protein MglA yields the protein MENLKYVLEMENITKEFPGVKALDNVQLKLKPGTVHALMGENGAGKSTLMKCLFGIYEKDTGKILLDGVEVNFKSTKEALENGVSMVHQELNQVLQRNVLDNIWLGRYPMKGFFVDEKKMYEDTINIFKDLDIKVDPRKKVADLPIAERQMIEIAKAVSYKSKVIVMDEPTSSLTEKEVDHLFRIINRLKESGVAIVYISHKMEEIKMISDEITILRDGKWISTNDVSKISTEQIISMMVGRDLTERFPKKDNTVKEMILEVKNLTALNQPSIQDVSFELYKGEILGIAGLVGSKRTEIVETIFGMRPKEKGEIILNGKTVKNKNPEDAIKNGFALVTEERRSTGIFSMLDIAFNSVISNLDRYKNKFRLLKNKDMEKDTKWIVDSMRVKTPSYTTKIGSLSGGNQQKVIIGRWLLTEPEVLMLDEPTRGIDVLAKFEIYQLMIDLAKKDKGIIMISSEMPELLGVTDRILVMSNGRVAGIVKTSETNQEEIMELSAKYL from the coding sequence ATGGAAAATCTAAAATATGTGCTTGAGATGGAAAATATTACAAAAGAATTTCCTGGGGTAAAAGCTTTAGATAATGTTCAATTAAAATTAAAGCCTGGAACAGTTCATGCTTTAATGGGAGAAAATGGAGCTGGAAAATCTACTTTAATGAAGTGTCTTTTTGGTATTTATGAAAAAGATACTGGAAAAATTTTATTAGATGGAGTGGAAGTAAATTTTAAATCTACAAAAGAAGCTTTAGAGAATGGTGTTTCAATGGTTCACCAAGAATTAAATCAAGTTCTTCAAAGAAATGTACTTGATAACATTTGGCTTGGTAGATATCCAATGAAAGGATTTTTCGTAGATGAAAAAAAGATGTATGAGGATACAATTAATATATTTAAAGATTTAGATATTAAAGTAGACCCTAGAAAAAAAGTTGCAGATTTACCAATAGCAGAAAGACAAATGATAGAGATAGCAAAGGCTGTATCATATAAATCTAAAGTAATAGTTATGGATGAACCTACATCTTCACTTACTGAAAAAGAGGTAGATCATTTATTTAGAATTATAAATAGATTGAAAGAATCAGGAGTTGCTATAGTATATATTTCTCATAAAATGGAAGAAATAAAAATGATTTCTGATGAAATAACTATTTTAAGAGATGGTAAATGGATATCAACTAATGATGTTTCTAAAATTTCCACTGAACAAATTATCAGTATGATGGTTGGTAGAGACTTAACAGAACGTTTCCCTAAAAAAGACAATACAGTCAAGGAAATGATATTAGAAGTTAAAAATTTAACTGCTTTAAATCAACCTTCAATACAAGATGTAAGTTTTGAACTTTATAAGGGAGAAATATTAGGAATAGCTGGACTTGTTGGGTCAAAAAGAACAGAAATAGTTGAAACTATTTTTGGAATGAGACCTAAAGAAAAAGGAGAAATCATTTTAAATGGAAAAACTGTAAAAAATAAAAATCCAGAAGATGCTATTAAAAATGGTTTTGCTCTAGTTACAGAAGAACGTAGAAGTACAGGAATATTCTCAATGTTAGATATAGCATTTAACTCAGTTATTTCTAACTTAGATAGATATAAAAATAAATTTAGACTTCTTAAAAATAAAGATATGGAGAAAGACACTAAATGGATAGTAGATAGTATGAGAGTTAAGACTCCTTCATATACTACAAAGATTGGAAGTCTTTCTGGTGGGAACCAACAAAAAGTAATCATTGGAAGATGGCTACTAACTGAACCAGAAGTTCTTATGCTTGATGAACCTACAAGAGGTATTGACGTTTTAGCAAAATTTGAAATTTATCAACTTATGATAGATCTTGCTAAAAAAGATAAAGGAATTATTATGATTTCTTCTGAAATGCCAGAACTTTTAGGGGTAACAGATAGGATATTGGTTATGAGTAATGGTAGAGTGGCAGGAATTGTAAAAACTTCTGAAACAAATCAAGAAGAAATAATGGAATTATCAGCTAAATATCTATAA
- the mglC gene encoding galactose/methyl galactoside ABC transporter permease MglC, which produces MFARNNEGKIDYKKIIIESGLYLVLFCMLIAIIIKEPTFLSLRNFKNILTQSSVRTIIALGVAGLIVTQGTDLSAGRQVGLSAVISGTLLQSMTNVNKAFPKLGEFSIFTTVLIVVLVGIIIASINGIVVATLNVHPFIATMGTMTIVYGINSLYYDKAGAAPISGFVDKYSKFAQGYIQIGSYTIPYLIIYAAIATLIMWILWNKTKFGKNVFAVGGNPEAAKVSGVNVVLTLIGIYALSGAYYAFGGFLEAGRIGSATNNLGFMYEMDAIAACVIGGVSFYGGVGRISGVITGVIILTIINYGLTYTGVSPYWQYIIKGIIIVTAVAFDSIKYAKKK; this is translated from the coding sequence ATGTTTGCAAGAAATAATGAAGGAAAAATAGATTATAAAAAAATTATTATAGAGAGTGGACTATATCTTGTATTATTTTGTATGCTTATTGCAATAATAATAAAAGAACCTACTTTCTTAAGTTTAAGAAACTTTAAAAACATTCTTACTCAATCTTCAGTAAGAACAATTATTGCTCTTGGAGTTGCTGGTCTAATAGTAACACAAGGTACAGACTTATCAGCAGGTAGACAAGTTGGACTTTCTGCTGTAATTTCTGGAACATTATTACAATCAATGACTAATGTAAATAAAGCTTTTCCTAAATTAGGAGAATTTTCAATATTTACAACAGTATTAATAGTTGTACTAGTTGGTATAATTATAGCAAGTATAAATGGAATAGTTGTAGCAACTTTAAATGTTCACCCATTTATAGCTACTATGGGTACAATGACTATAGTTTATGGTATTAACTCACTTTACTATGATAAAGCAGGAGCTGCACCAATTTCTGGATTCGTAGATAAGTATAGTAAGTTTGCACAAGGCTATATACAAATAGGTTCATATACAATACCATATCTTATTATTTATGCAGCTATTGCAACATTGATTATGTGGATTTTATGGAACAAAACAAAGTTTGGCAAAAATGTATTTGCTGTTGGAGGAAATCCAGAAGCTGCAAAAGTATCAGGAGTAAATGTTGTTTTAACTCTTATAGGAATCTATGCATTATCTGGAGCATACTATGCTTTCGGTGGATTCTTAGAAGCAGGACGTATTGGTTCAGCAACAAATAACTTAGGATTCATGTATGAAATGGATGCCATTGCAGCCTGTGTAATTGGTGGAGTTTCATTCTATGGTGGAGTAGGTAGAATATCAGGAGTTATAACAGGAGTTATAATCTTAACAATTATAAACTATGGGCTTACTTATACAGGTGTTAGCCCTTACTGGCAATACATTATAAAAGGTATAATAATTGTTACAGCAGTTGCATTTGACTCTATCAAATATGCTAAGAAAAAATAA
- a CDS encoding SH3 domain-containing protein — translation MKKKILLFVLMIATSLNINAAQATSFAETVNNDKIEVIATYDNEMPQEIKNIYNPKHNGEGVSYLDYVFVTARSANLREKPDPKAKVIGKFTYDVKLKLLEKVRYQGNIWYLVEDAKGNRGYIAGSQTKKRDFRFQMALDKIGDLEYFINKSIEEGSTLMSVNTYAPNPSNINPQREKDKYGTSLDQNLLGISKKGERIIIPDRSVVKIIEDRGDKALIRALSVPEEVEVSKAKLSTYPSIKKGFRKIIAIDIENQNFMVFEKSRQTNEWELISYVYTKTGIDSQLGYETPKGFFTVPVVKYVMPYTDETGQKQGSAKFAIRFCGGGYLHGTPINVQEEVNKEFFLRQKEFTLGTTTGTRKCVRTSEGHAKFLFDWLINSPNKDSNEQRLSEDAYFIVF, via the coding sequence ATGAAAAAGAAAATTTTATTATTTGTATTAATGATAGCAACATCTCTTAATATAAATGCAGCACAGGCTACTTCATTTGCAGAAACAGTAAATAATGATAAAATTGAGGTTATTGCTACTTATGACAACGAAATGCCTCAAGAAATAAAAAATATCTATAATCCTAAACACAATGGAGAAGGAGTTTCATATCTTGATTATGTTTTTGTTACAGCAAGAAGTGCAAATTTAAGAGAAAAGCCAGATCCTAAGGCTAAGGTTATAGGGAAATTTACTTATGATGTAAAATTAAAACTTTTAGAAAAAGTAAGGTATCAAGGAAATATTTGGTATTTAGTTGAGGATGCTAAAGGGAACAGAGGCTATATTGCTGGAAGCCAAACAAAGAAAAGAGATTTTAGATTCCAAATGGCTTTAGACAAAATAGGTGATTTAGAATATTTCATAAATAAATCTATAGAAGAAGGTTCAACATTAATGAGTGTTAACACTTATGCACCAAATCCAAGTAATATAAATCCACAAAGAGAAAAAGATAAGTATGGTACATCATTAGACCAAAATTTATTAGGAATTAGCAAAAAGGGTGAAAGAATAATAATTCCTGATAGATCTGTAGTAAAAATTATAGAAGATAGAGGTGATAAAGCTTTAATAAGAGCTCTTTCAGTTCCAGAAGAAGTAGAAGTCTCTAAAGCAAAACTATCTACATATCCTTCAATAAAAAAAGGATTTAGAAAAATTATAGCGATAGATATAGAAAATCAAAACTTTATGGTATTTGAAAAATCTAGACAAACTAATGAATGGGAATTAATCAGTTATGTTTATACAAAGACTGGTATAGATAGTCAACTAGGATATGAAACACCAAAAGGTTTCTTTACAGTTCCAGTAGTAAAATATGTTATGCCATATACAGATGAAACAGGTCAAAAACAAGGTTCAGCTAAATTTGCTATAAGATTCTGTGGAGGAGGGTACCTACATGGAACACCTATCAATGTTCAGGAAGAAGTAAATAAAGAATTTTTCTTAAGACAAAAAGAATTTACTCTAGGTACAACAACAGGAACAAGAAAATGTGTAAGAACTAGTGAAGGACATGCAAAATTCTTATTTGATTGGCTTATAAATAGTCCTAACAAGGATTCTAATGAACAAAGATTATCAGAAGATGCTTACTTTATAGTATTCTAA
- a CDS encoding OmpA family protein has translation MKKKIFAVLMLALLVTACSSSKKVIKNTGVGVDSANKYAIEDTEANKKPLEDIIVFDQEGVTIRREGNNLILSMPELILFDFDKYVVKDGIKPSLATLAKALGENKDIHIKIDGYTDFIGTEAYNLDLSVKRARAIKEFLISKGAIGSNISIEGYGEQNPADTNQTAAGRSRNRRVEFIISRG, from the coding sequence ATGAAGAAAAAAATATTTGCTGTGCTTATGCTTGCACTTTTAGTAACTGCATGTAGTAGTAGTAAAAAGGTAATTAAAAATACAGGTGTAGGAGTGGACTCAGCCAACAAATATGCTATAGAAGATACTGAAGCTAATAAAAAACCTTTAGAAGATATTATAGTATTTGATCAAGAAGGGGTTACAATAAGAAGAGAAGGAAACAATTTAATCTTATCAATGCCAGAATTAATCTTATTTGATTTCGATAAATATGTTGTAAAAGATGGGATAAAACCTTCACTTGCAACATTAGCAAAGGCTTTAGGAGAAAATAAAGATATTCATATTAAAATAGATGGATATACAGATTTTATAGGTACAGAAGCTTATAACTTAGACTTATCTGTAAAAAGAGCAAGAGCAATAAAAGAGTTTTTAATTTCTAAAGGAGCTATTGGTTCTAACATATCTATAGAAGGTTATGGAGAACAAAACCCAGCTGATACAAACCAAACAGCTGCGGGTAGATCAAGAAATAGAAGAGTTGAATTCATTATATCAAGAGGATAA
- a CDS encoding pyridoxal phosphate-dependent aminotransferase, whose product MLAKRYTGKKLVDNIFTTSKKAKQAIKKYGKENVINATIGSLYDEEEKFAIYNVVEKVYRNLPSEDLYAYSTNVIGEDDYLDEVIKALFFDDYKEELKDLLYIASVATTGGTGAISNTIKNYMDTGDKVLLPNWMWGTYKNIVIENGGKIETYQLFDENGNFNFEDFRSKVLELAKTQKNVVLILNEPSHNPTGFRMTYEEWVNLMDFFKSIKDTNLIVIRDVAYFEYDDRTEEETKSLRKLLVGLPKNVLFMYAFSLSKSLSIYGMRIGAQIAVSSSEEVIQEFKDAISFSCRTTWSNVPKGGMKLFETIMKNPELKAEFLKEKQAYIELLKERADIFLNEAKEVNLDILPYKSGFFVTIPIGETIDKVIEDLESQNIFVIKFDKGIRIGICSVPKRKIVGLAKKIKETIEKSK is encoded by the coding sequence ATGTTAGCAAAAAGATATACTGGTAAAAAATTAGTTGACAATATATTTACAACAAGTAAAAAAGCAAAACAAGCTATTAAAAAATATGGTAAGGAAAATGTAATTAATGCAACTATTGGTTCACTATATGATGAAGAAGAAAAATTTGCTATATATAATGTGGTTGAAAAAGTATATAGAAATCTACCTTCTGAAGATTTATATGCCTATTCTACAAATGTAATAGGAGAAGATGATTATCTTGATGAAGTTATAAAAGCTCTTTTCTTCGATGATTATAAAGAAGAACTAAAGGATTTATTGTATATAGCTTCTGTCGCAACTACTGGAGGAACGGGTGCTATATCAAATACTATTAAGAATTATATGGACACTGGAGATAAGGTATTACTTCCAAATTGGATGTGGGGAACATATAAAAATATTGTTATTGAAAACGGTGGAAAAATAGAAACTTATCAATTATTTGATGAGAATGGAAACTTTAACTTTGAGGACTTTAGAAGTAAAGTTTTAGAATTAGCAAAAACACAGAAAAATGTGGTTCTTATACTAAATGAACCTAGCCATAATCCTACAGGTTTTAGAATGACTTACGAAGAATGGGTAAACCTTATGGACTTTTTCAAAAGCATAAAAGACACAAACCTAATAGTTATAAGAGATGTGGCATATTTTGAATATGATGATAGAACTGAAGAAGAAACAAAATCTTTGAGAAAATTATTAGTAGGTTTACCTAAAAATGTTCTTTTCATGTACGCATTTAGTTTATCTAAGTCTTTATCTATCTATGGAATGAGAATAGGAGCACAAATAGCTGTTTCTTCAAGTGAAGAAGTAATTCAAGAATTTAAAGATGCTATTTCTTTTTCATGTAGAACAACTTGGTCTAATGTTCCAAAAGGTGGAATGAAATTATTTGAAACTATAATGAAAAATCCTGAATTAAAAGCTGAATTTTTAAAAGAAAAACAAGCATATATAGAGTTATTAAAAGAAAGAGCAGATATATTTTTAAATGAGGCTAAAGAAGTAAATTTAGACATATTACCATACAAGAGTGGCTTCTTTGTTACTATTCCAATAGGTGAAACAATTGATAAAGTAATAGAAGATTTAGAAAGTCAAAATATATTTGTTATCAAATTTGATAAGGGAATAAGAATAGGTATTTGTAGTGTTCCAAAGAGAAAAATAGTAGGACTTGCTAAAAAAATAAAAGAAACTATAGAAAAGTCTAAATAG